A stretch of the Actinomyces faecalis genome encodes the following:
- a CDS encoding TPM domain-containing protein, translating into MYTTPSPRRPALAVLAGCGLILSSLLVTPVVAAAPARSQAPASSASAQVVQAASSALLSTRTSDAPSTTLSEQVTDAAGILTSSTARDAVATAEASNVHLWVVTYDDPSVLATDFAAKAWSRTGMGRDDVLLVINISTADPSGRSYAFDGDSRGSVWSQARLGEVRQRVQEHLSQEDWDGAVTTIVEDQPTAEESAHSGRAPWVLLALIAMIVVMIGALLASARRRRGAGRRLGGKEVPTRSDHVGTDPARTLPLEALRTHASSTLLASDDAVRAADEELSYAQAQFGLSATDAFTQALAEAREHMERAFELRKLLDDDIPETEAQQRQMYGEMLQRCQQATTVIAAQEKAFHERRGIEANVPTAIAETRQRAAETEQALHAAQTLLVTLHATYPPAALSSVDHAPGQGLRLLAAGRSALEQAQASADSGQQATAVEQVRIAQGAVAQAGELAAQVRGARERLERAAQDLETAISSLSSDLMDAQRLTAQVPSSTLAPLVTEGEAAVAQARAALPAAKGVMLASSPATTSAGPEPLGSGGEDPLAALDRLARAEAALDAALAPARAKEENDSRARASLGSRLARLTSQIDAVTSYISTHRGAVGSSARTALSEAARHAAAATSLQSSDPTAALAEVTAGEPLVAQAQAIAEADVRDGGDSFGGSGRSGSSGLDLGSLVLGGILLGDLGGGHRNRSYGGWGGHRPGGSFGGGGSSFGSGGGGGFGGGGGRF; encoded by the coding sequence ATGTACACGACACCCTCGCCGCGGCGCCCGGCCCTCGCCGTCCTGGCCGGCTGCGGCCTCATCCTGTCCTCCCTCCTCGTGACCCCCGTCGTGGCAGCCGCGCCGGCCCGGTCACAGGCTCCCGCCTCCTCGGCCAGCGCCCAGGTAGTCCAGGCCGCCAGCTCGGCCTTGCTCAGCACCAGGACCTCCGACGCCCCCTCCACCACCCTGTCCGAGCAGGTCACGGACGCCGCAGGCATCCTGACCTCCTCCACAGCCCGAGACGCTGTGGCCACAGCCGAGGCCAGCAATGTCCACCTGTGGGTGGTCACATATGACGATCCGTCAGTGCTCGCCACAGACTTCGCCGCCAAAGCCTGGTCCAGAACCGGGATGGGCAGGGACGACGTGCTGCTGGTCATCAATATCTCCACCGCCGATCCCTCCGGGCGCAGCTACGCCTTCGATGGTGATTCCAGGGGGTCGGTGTGGTCCCAGGCCCGCCTGGGCGAGGTCCGCCAGCGTGTCCAGGAGCACCTGAGCCAGGAGGACTGGGACGGGGCCGTCACGACGATCGTGGAGGACCAGCCGACAGCGGAGGAATCAGCTCACAGCGGCCGCGCACCCTGGGTACTCCTTGCGTTGATCGCCATGATCGTCGTCATGATCGGCGCCCTCCTCGCCTCTGCGCGCCGCCGGCGGGGCGCAGGACGGCGGCTCGGAGGCAAGGAGGTCCCGACGCGAAGCGATCACGTGGGCACCGATCCGGCCCGCACCCTGCCGCTTGAGGCCCTGCGCACCCACGCCTCGTCCACGCTCCTGGCCTCCGACGACGCCGTGCGCGCCGCTGACGAGGAGCTGTCCTACGCTCAGGCACAGTTCGGGTTGTCCGCCACCGACGCCTTCACCCAGGCCCTGGCCGAGGCCCGCGAGCACATGGAGCGCGCCTTCGAGCTGCGCAAGCTGCTCGATGACGATATCCCGGAGACTGAGGCCCAGCAGCGCCAGATGTACGGCGAGATGCTTCAGCGCTGCCAGCAGGCCACCACGGTCATTGCCGCCCAGGAGAAGGCCTTCCACGAGCGGCGCGGCATCGAGGCCAACGTCCCCACCGCGATTGCGGAGACGCGTCAGCGGGCCGCCGAGACCGAGCAGGCCCTGCACGCCGCCCAGACCCTCCTCGTCACGCTCCACGCCACCTATCCACCAGCCGCGCTCAGCTCAGTGGACCATGCTCCCGGCCAGGGGCTGAGGCTGCTGGCCGCCGGCCGCAGCGCCCTGGAGCAGGCACAGGCCTCGGCAGACTCCGGGCAGCAGGCCACGGCGGTGGAGCAAGTGCGTATCGCCCAGGGGGCGGTCGCCCAGGCCGGGGAGCTCGCAGCCCAGGTACGCGGTGCCCGCGAGCGCCTGGAGCGGGCTGCACAAGACCTGGAGACGGCCATCTCCTCACTTTCCTCTGACCTCATGGACGCCCAGCGCCTGACAGCCCAGGTGCCCTCCTCCACCCTCGCTCCGCTGGTCACAGAGGGCGAGGCTGCCGTGGCCCAGGCACGCGCGGCTCTACCTGCTGCCAAGGGAGTGATGCTGGCCAGCTCGCCAGCCACCACCTCGGCAGGCCCAGAGCCCCTGGGCAGCGGGGGCGAGGACCCGCTGGCCGCCCTGGACCGTCTGGCACGGGCCGAGGCCGCGCTGGACGCCGCGCTGGCACCGGCTCGCGCCAAGGAGGAGAACGACTCGCGCGCCCGCGCCTCACTCGGCTCGCGCCTGGCTCGTCTGACCTCGCAGATCGACGCCGTCACCTCCTACATCTCCACCCACCGCGGGGCTGTGGGCTCCTCGGCCCGCACAGCCCTGTCCGAGGCCGCCCGCCACGCCGCGGCAGCCACCTCACTGCAGAGCAGCGACCCGACGGCGGCGCTGGCCGAGGTCACGGCCGGTGAGCCGCTCGTGGCCCAGGCCCAGGCGATCGCCGAGGCTGACGTGCGCGACGGCGGCGACTCCTTCGGCGGGTCGGGCAGATCCGGCTCCAGCGGCCTGGACCTGGGCTCGCTGGTCCTGGGAGGCATCCTGCTGGGCGACCTAGGCGGTGGGCACCGCAACCGCAGCTATGGCGGGTGGGGCGGTCACCGTCCTGGCGGCAGCTTCGGAGGGGGCGGGAGCAGCTTCGGCTCAGGCGGAGGTGGCGGTTTTGGAGGTGGCGGAGGCCGCTTCTAG
- a CDS encoding type 1 glutamine amidotransferase, translated as MTQPSDMTSSSPAGSGATAQPPSEPTLPASAPRPAGPLITVIEPDAVAPLDRLGEWLFASGARLRTVRLWKGESLPAADDLGDALVILGGQMSAHDDQAHPWLEGLRAMIRTAVAQELPTLAVCLGAQVAAEALGGATAVPSPDGGEYGVVTVELTEAALADRVLGPVIDEAVRAAVRAGISTQDGTRLPAVVSHDDAVVGLPQGATLLASSERCPVHTWRVGRMLAFQHHPEASPARLGSWAEREAAEEMGVALPVVTDSAVSSGQDLPVEAVAAGKQARATAEEADPVAQAYGRALARELVRHARAHAARHGVQG; from the coding sequence ATGACTCAGCCCAGCGACATGACGTCATCATCTCCCGCCGGTTCCGGCGCCACGGCTCAGCCTCCGTCGGAGCCGACCCTGCCGGCGTCCGCGCCCCGGCCTGCTGGCCCCCTCATCACGGTGATCGAGCCCGACGCCGTCGCTCCCCTGGACCGGCTGGGCGAGTGGCTCTTCGCCTCCGGGGCCCGGCTGCGCACCGTGCGCCTGTGGAAGGGGGAGAGCCTGCCTGCTGCTGACGATCTGGGCGATGCCCTGGTGATCTTGGGTGGGCAGATGAGCGCTCACGATGACCAGGCCCACCCGTGGCTGGAGGGCCTGCGCGCGATGATCCGCACCGCGGTGGCCCAGGAGCTGCCGACCCTGGCCGTCTGTCTGGGTGCGCAGGTCGCGGCTGAGGCGTTGGGCGGGGCGACAGCCGTGCCGTCGCCCGACGGTGGTGAGTACGGGGTGGTCACCGTGGAGCTGACTGAGGCGGCCCTGGCTGACCGGGTGCTTGGGCCGGTGATTGACGAGGCTGTGCGCGCTGCCGTGCGTGCCGGGATCTCGACCCAGGACGGTACGCGTCTACCGGCCGTCGTCTCCCACGACGACGCCGTGGTCGGCCTTCCGCAGGGAGCCACGCTCCTGGCGTCCTCCGAGCGCTGCCCGGTCCACACCTGGCGTGTGGGCCGGATGCTGGCCTTCCAGCACCACCCTGAGGCCAGCCCCGCTCGGCTCGGCTCGTGGGCCGAGCGTGAGGCCGCTGAGGAGATGGGGGTGGCGCTGCCGGTCGTCACTGACAGTGCCGTGTCCTCGGGCCAGGACCTACCGGTTGAGGCGGTGGCTGCTGGCAAGCAGGCTCGCGCCACGGCTGAGGAGGCCGACCCGGTGGCTCAGGCCTACGGACGGGCCCTCGCCCGCGAGCTGGTCCGGCACGCTCGCGCCCACGCGGCCAGGCACGGCGTCCAGGGCTGA